A region from the Nocardioides coralli genome encodes:
- a CDS encoding GntP family permease yields MDPTPIAPAYSAGVLLAIAVGAVAVLLFLIIRLKVHAFIALVSVSFLTAIVTQIPLSEVAFVSTYFFGKTLGAVALLVGLGAMIGRLLEVTGGAQVLADTLINTFGEKRAPFALGVASLLFGFPIFFDAGLVVFLPIIFSVAKRFGGSVLIYALPAAGAFAAMHAVVPPHPGPVTAATELEASIGLTLLIGTPVAVAAWYVGVYLFTKLYAGKIFVPVDDSLLTGHKPGDPDDPTERGTPPGFGLVLAVLLLPLGLIALNTVLTTLMTAGTIGESTFAEALVFIGQTPVALLITLLFATYTLGTRDRSLARVETILNDALAPICAIILITGAGGMFGGVLRHSGIGEALSDALADLGLPLVVSAFVIATLLRVAQGSATVALTTTAGLLSAAAAQADLSPVDLVCLVLAIAAGATVLSHVNDSGFWLVSRFFGMDVKTTLRTWTVMETTLGLSIFVIALLLWYAVP; encoded by the coding sequence GTGGACCCCACACCGATCGCACCGGCCTACAGCGCCGGCGTCCTGCTCGCCATCGCCGTCGGAGCGGTGGCGGTGCTGCTGTTCCTCATCATCCGGCTCAAGGTGCACGCGTTCATCGCGCTGGTGTCGGTCAGCTTCCTGACCGCGATCGTCACCCAGATCCCGCTCTCCGAGGTCGCCTTCGTCAGCACCTACTTCTTCGGCAAGACCCTGGGCGCGGTCGCGCTGCTGGTCGGACTCGGGGCGATGATCGGGCGGCTGCTCGAGGTCACCGGGGGAGCCCAGGTCCTCGCCGACACCCTCATCAACACGTTCGGGGAGAAGCGGGCGCCCTTCGCGCTCGGCGTGGCCTCGCTGCTCTTCGGCTTCCCGATCTTCTTCGACGCCGGCCTCGTCGTGTTCCTGCCGATCATCTTCTCGGTCGCCAAGCGGTTCGGCGGCTCGGTCCTGATCTACGCGCTGCCGGCCGCGGGCGCCTTCGCCGCGATGCACGCGGTCGTGCCGCCCCACCCGGGGCCGGTCACCGCCGCCACCGAGCTCGAGGCCAGCATCGGCCTCACCCTGCTCATCGGCACGCCCGTCGCCGTCGCGGCCTGGTACGTCGGCGTCTACCTCTTCACCAAGCTCTACGCCGGCAAGATCTTCGTGCCCGTCGACGACAGCCTGCTGACCGGACACAAGCCGGGCGACCCCGACGACCCGACCGAGCGCGGAACCCCGCCCGGCTTCGGACTCGTCCTGGCCGTGCTCCTGCTACCGCTGGGCCTGATCGCGCTCAACACCGTCCTCACCACGCTGATGACCGCCGGCACGATCGGGGAGTCCACCTTCGCCGAGGCGCTCGTCTTCATCGGTCAGACGCCGGTCGCGCTGCTGATCACGCTGCTGTTCGCGACCTACACCCTCGGCACCCGCGACCGTTCCCTGGCCCGCGTCGAGACCATCCTCAATGACGCCCTCGCCCCCATCTGCGCGATCATCCTCATCACCGGCGCAGGCGGTATGTTCGGAGGCGTGCTGCGACACAGCGGCATCGGCGAGGCCCTCTCCGACGCGCTGGCCGACCTCGGTCTGCCGCTGGTGGTGTCCGCCTTCGTCATCGCCACCCTGCTGCGGGTCGCGCAGGGCTCGGCCACGGTCGCCCTCACCACCACCGCGGGGCTGCTGAGCGCCGCGGCCGCCCAGGCCGACCTGTCCCCGGTCGACCTGGTCTGCCTGGTGCTCGCCATCGCCGCCGGCGCGACCGTCCTGTCGCACGTCAACGACTCCGGCTTCTGGCTGGTCAGCCGGTTCTTCGGCATGGACGTCAAGACCACCCTGCGCACCTGGACCGTCATGGAGACCACGCTCGGGCTCTCGATCTTCGTGATCGCGCTGCTGCTCTGGTACGCCGTGCCATGA